In the genome of Candidatus Binatia bacterium, one region contains:
- the rpsJ gene encoding 30S ribosomal protein S10 — protein sequence MNERIRIRLKAYDHRLLDQSVKEIVETVRQTGGRVAGPIPLPTHVERFTVNRSPHVDKKSREQFEIRTHKRLLDILEPTQQTIDALGKLDLAAGVDVEIKLQ from the coding sequence ATGAACGAACGCATACGGATTCGCCTCAAGGCGTACGATCACAGGCTGCTCGACCAGTCGGTGAAGGAAATCGTCGAGACGGTACGGCAGACCGGTGGTCGCGTGGCGGGGCCCATCCCACTGCCCACGCACGTCGAACGGTTCACCGTGAACCGTTCGCCCCACGTGGACAAGAAGTCGCGCGAGCAATTCGAGATCCGGACGCATAAACGACTACTGGACATACTTGAGCCCACCCAGCAGACCATCGACGCGCTGGGTAAGCTGGACCTCGCGGCGGGCGTCGACGTCGAGATTAAACTCCAGTGA
- the rplW gene encoding 50S ribosomal protein L23, giving the protein MIDLGHIIYAPLITEKGTLVNEQGNQFVFRVRRDASKHDIRRAVETLFKVKVEQVRTINYLGKMRRVGKWRGQRPNWKKAYVTLAAGQRIDFYEAV; this is encoded by the coding sequence ATGATTGATCTCGGTCACATCATCTACGCCCCGCTGATCACCGAGAAGGGCACACTCGTCAACGAGCAGGGTAACCAATTCGTTTTTCGGGTGCGCCGCGATGCCAGCAAACACGATATCCGCCGTGCCGTCGAAACTCTTTTCAAGGTCAAGGTGGAGCAGGTGCGGACCATTAATTACCTTGGCAAGATGCGACGCGTCGGCAAGTGGCGCGGCCAGAGACCGAACTGGAAGAAGGCTTACGTGACGCTTGCCGCCGGCCAACGCATCGACTTCTACGAGGCCGTTTGA
- the rplB gene encoding 50S ribosomal protein L2 has protein sequence MPVRQYRPTSPGRRFQTVADFSELADKEPERRLLAPKKRRGGRNALGRMTMRHRGGGHKRRYRVVDFQRRKDQIPARVAALEYDPNRSARLALLAYADGEKRYVLAPVGLKVEDRVTAGEGADIKPGNAMPLQLIPTGTMVHNVELKPGRGGQLARSAGTAAQLMAKEGAKALLKLPSGELRYVPLSCRATIGQVGNVEHENVSLGKAGRVRWLGRRSRVRGMAMNPVDHPHGGGEGRSKGNHPQSPWGQPAKGYKTRHNPRTDRFIVKRRTK, from the coding sequence ATGCCGGTTCGCCAATACAGACCGACCTCGCCCGGGCGCCGCTTCCAAACGGTTGCGGACTTCTCGGAGCTTGCCGATAAGGAACCCGAACGCCGGTTGCTGGCGCCCAAGAAGCGCCGCGGCGGTCGCAACGCCCTCGGTCGCATGACCATGCGGCATCGCGGCGGCGGCCACAAGCGGCGCTACCGAGTCGTCGACTTCCAGCGGCGCAAGGACCAGATTCCGGCCCGCGTGGCCGCCCTGGAGTACGATCCCAATCGCTCCGCTCGCCTCGCCCTGCTGGCATATGCCGACGGGGAGAAGCGTTACGTGTTGGCGCCTGTCGGACTGAAGGTGGAGGACCGGGTGACGGCCGGGGAAGGGGCGGATATCAAGCCCGGTAACGCAATGCCGCTCCAGTTGATTCCGACCGGTACCATGGTCCACAACGTGGAGCTGAAACCGGGCCGCGGTGGGCAATTGGCCCGTAGCGCCGGGACTGCGGCACAGTTGATGGCGAAGGAGGGCGCGAAAGCCCTGTTGAAACTGCCCTCGGGGGAACTGCGCTATGTTCCGCTTTCCTGCCGGGCGACCATCGGCCAGGTGGGTAACGTCGAACACGAAAACGTTTCACTCGGCAAAGCGGGCCGCGTACGCTGGCTCGGCCGACGGTCTCGGGTCCGCGGTATGGCCATGAACCCGGTCGACCATCCGCACGGCGGAGGTGAGGGCCGGTCGAAGGGCAATCACCCGCAGTCGCCGTGGGGACAACCGGCCAAGGGATACAAGACGCGGCATAACCCGCGCACGGA
- the rplD gene encoding 50S ribosomal protein L4, whose protein sequence is MISQRNEAVGEVTLPAALFGGPVRRHLLYETVKMQMANRRAGTHATKTRGFVSGGGKKPWRQKGTGRARAGSSRSPIWAGGATVFGPQPRDYSYRLPATARKAALCAALAAKVRDGQLLVVDRIALDAPKTKLLAAVAAQLQVRSALIVIAGRDESLERAARNLPKIKVLRVDGANVYDILRYERLILTPEAIRALEARVGA, encoded by the coding sequence TTGATTTCCCAGCGCAACGAAGCGGTGGGGGAAGTAACCCTGCCAGCAGCGCTGTTCGGTGGGCCCGTGAGACGGCATCTGCTCTACGAAACCGTGAAGATGCAGATGGCGAACCGACGGGCGGGAACCCACGCCACTAAGACGCGCGGCTTCGTTAGCGGGGGCGGGAAGAAGCCGTGGCGCCAGAAGGGTACCGGTCGCGCACGAGCCGGCAGCAGCCGATCGCCCATCTGGGCCGGCGGTGCGACGGTTTTCGGCCCGCAGCCGCGCGACTATTCCTACCGGCTGCCTGCTACAGCCCGCAAGGCGGCCCTTTGCGCGGCCCTGGCGGCCAAGGTTCGCGATGGGCAACTTCTGGTCGTCGACCGGATCGCTCTCGATGCACCGAAGACGAAGCTGCTCGCCGCCGTCGCCGCTCAGCTCCAGGTGCGAAGCGCCCTCATCGTCATCGCCGGCCGCGACGAGAGTCTCGAGCGGGCTGCCCGCAACCTTCCCAAGATCAAGGTGCTGCGCGTCGACGGCGCCAACGTCTACGATATCCTCCGCTACGAGCGGCTCATCCTGACGCCGGAGGCGATCCGCGCACTGGAAGCGAGAGTGGGAGCATGA
- the rplC gene encoding 50S ribosomal protein L3, with translation MIGLIGKKLGMTQLFDDKGQLIPVTVIQAGPCTVVQAKRRDRDGYVALQLGFGERKPQRATKAYRAHCVKAGKGVFQVLREFDPDDSETAYNLGQEITVDAIFTAGDRVDVTGTTKGRGFSGVIKRHRFGGFPGSHGTHEYFRHGGSIGNRSFPGRVFKGKRMAGQYGNERVTTQNLEVIAVKAAEHLLLVRGAVPGARNAIVVVRPAVKRARRD, from the coding sequence ATGATCGGATTGATCGGCAAGAAACTCGGCATGACGCAACTGTTCGATGACAAAGGACAGTTGATTCCCGTAACTGTCATCCAGGCCGGCCCGTGCACGGTGGTGCAGGCGAAGCGCCGGGACCGGGACGGCTACGTCGCCCTGCAACTGGGCTTCGGCGAACGCAAGCCCCAGCGCGCAACGAAAGCTTACCGTGCGCATTGCGTGAAAGCCGGCAAGGGTGTGTTCCAGGTCCTACGCGAATTCGACCCTGACGATTCGGAGACCGCCTACAATCTCGGTCAGGAGATCACCGTCGATGCGATCTTTACCGCGGGCGACCGGGTCGACGTCACCGGAACCACCAAAGGGCGCGGCTTCAGCGGCGTGATCAAGCGGCACAGGTTCGGGGGATTCCCCGGAAGCCACGGTACGCACGAGTACTTCCGCCACGGCGGGTCGATTGGAAATCGGTCCTTCCCGGGGCGCGTGTTCAAGGGCAAGCGCATGGCTGGGCAGTACGGCAACGAGCGGGTGACGACGCAGAACCTCGAAGTCATCGCGGTCAAGGCAGCCGAACATCTGCTGCTGGTGCGCGGGGCCGTGCCGGGGGCGCGTAACGCCATCGTCGTGGTCCGCCCGGCCGTGAAGAGGGCGCGCCGTGACTGA